A window from Rhea pennata isolate bPtePen1 chromosome 1, bPtePen1.pri, whole genome shotgun sequence encodes these proteins:
- the LOC134154955 gene encoding interleukin-1 receptor type 1-like isoform X3, protein MISAFLLIVYLILVTSPFNAGECIICDYFVLVGEPTAVSCPIITFSAHYTDYNLTWYKNGSVTPVTTEKNARIHQRDGLLWFIPATLEDSGLYECDIRRLNHSNKKPINLTVFKNDNGLCFNEKMKFEQKVMSTNTGKIICPDLEHFRDEDNNEPEVHWYKECKPGFLEDKRLVLAEGENAIFVRNVTVQDKGNYTCRMVYTYMGKQYNVSRTISLEVKESPPQVRPEFIYPKNNTIEVDLGSPLVMECNISSGINGLIPFWKVNDEDVDSFDSTYKEQFYEEGMPHGLAVSGTKFNISKVKVKDYAHKFFCHVVYDSRQITAYIKLERPAPNIQGYLIGGGVSLVFLVFFTLFVYKLFKIDIVLWYRNSCHPFLGERVSDGKIYDAYVLYPKNRVSCLFSSDIFALKILPDVLERQCGYNLFIFGRDDLPGEAVVSIADEKIRQSRRVIIVLVPEPSCYSVLEDASEKQLAVYNALIHDGIKVILIELEKIQDYANMPESIKYIKQKHGAIRWKGDFSENSYSASTRFWKQVRYHMPSRKNGSSSGLHLLPKDFNSPQITSEE, encoded by the exons gAGAATGCATTATTTGTGATTACTTTGTGCTTGTTGGAGAGCCTACAGCTGTTAGTTGTCcaataattacattttcagcACATTACACTGATTACAATCTGACATGGTATAAAAATGGTAGTGTTACGCCAGTAACCACAGAGAAAAATGCCAGAATTCATCAGCGAGATGGCTTGCTTTGGTTTATTCCTGCAACACTGGAAGATTCTGGGCTTTATGAATGTGACATAAG GAGACTTAACCACTCTAACAAAAAACCTATAAATCTAACAGTTTTTAAGAATGATAATGGTttatgttttaatgaaaaaatgaagtttgaaCAAAAAGTGATGAGCACAAATACTGGAAAGATTATATGCCCTGATCTAGAACATTTTAGAGATGAAGACAATAACGAGCCTGAAGTACACTGGTACAAG GAATGTAAGCCTGGCTTCCTAGAGGACAAGCGACTTGTCTTGGCAGAGGGTGAAAATGCTATCTTTGTTCGCAACGTAACTGTACAGGACAAGGGAAACTATACATGCCGTATGGTATATACATATATGGGAAAACAGTATAATGTTTCACGAACCATCAGTCTAGAAGTTAAAG AAAGCCCACCACAAGTGAGACCAGAGTTTATTTATCCAAAGAATAACACAATTGAAGTGGATCTTG gTTCCCCTTTAGTCATGGAATGTAATATATCAAGTGGCATAAATGGCTTAATTCCATTCTGGAAGGTTAATGATGAGGATGTTGATAGCTTTGATAGCACCTACAAAGAGCAGTTTTATGA agAGGGGATGCCTCATGGACTTGCTGTATCTGGAACaaaatttaacatttcaaaagtaaaagTAAAGGACTATGCTCATAAATTTTTTTGTCATGTTGTATATGATTCTCGACAAATTACAGCATACATCAAATTGGAACGCCCAG CTCCAAATATTCAAGGTTATTTAATTGGAGGAGGAGTTTCTTTggtatttttagtgttttttacTCTCTTTGTCTACAAGCTCTTCAAAATTGATATTGTGCTTTGGTATCGGAACTCCTGCCATCCTTTCCTGGGTGAAAGAG TTTCGGATGGGAAGATCTATGATGCTTATGTCCTGTATCCAAAGAACAGAGTGAGCTGCTTGTTTTCATCAGatatttttgctctgaaaatacTACCGGATGTCTTGGAAAGACAGTGTGGATATAACCTCTTCATATTTGGGAGGGACGATTTACCAGGGGAAG CTGTGGTCAGCATTGCTGATGAAAAAATACGCCAAAGTAGAAGAGTGATAATTGTTTTAGTACCAGAACCGTCCTGTTACAGTGTCCTAGAAGATGCATCTGAAAAACAGCTAGCTGTGTATAATGCTCTTATCCATGATGGCATCAAAGTAATTCTGATTGAActtgaaaaaatacaagattatGCAAACATGCCAGAATCCATCAAATATATTAAGCAAAAGCATGGGGCTATCCGATGGAAAGGAGACTTCTCGGAAAATTCTTACTCAGCAAGTACCAGATTCTGGAAACAAGTGCGTTACCACATGCCATCTAGAAAAAATGGATCATCCTCAGGATTGCATTTGTTACCAAAAGACTTTAATTCTCCCCAAATTACATCAGAAGAATGA
- the LOC134154955 gene encoding interleukin-1 receptor type 1-like isoform X1, giving the protein MEKSFSLQQKMISAFLLIVYLILVTSPFNAGECIICDYFVLVGEPTAVSCPIITFSAHYTDYNLTWYKNGSVTPVTTEKNARIHQRDGLLWFIPATLEDSGLYECDIRRLNHSNKKPINLTVFKNDNGLCFNEKMKFEQKVMSTNTGKIICPDLEHFRDEDNNEPEVHWYKECKPGFLEDKRLVLAEGENAIFVRNVTVQDKGNYTCRMVYTYMGKQYNVSRTISLEVKESPPQVRPEFIYPKNNTIEVDLGSPLVMECNISSGINGLIPFWKVNDEDVDSFDSTYKEQFYEEGMPHGLAVSGTKFNISKVKVKDYAHKFFCHVVYDSRQITAYIKLERPAPNIQGYLIGGGVSLVFLVFFTLFVYKLFKIDIVLWYRNSCHPFLGERVSDGKIYDAYVLYPKNRVSCLFSSDIFALKILPDVLERQCGYNLFIFGRDDLPGEAVVSIADEKIRQSRRVIIVLVPEPSCYSVLEDASEKQLAVYNALIHDGIKVILIELEKIQDYANMPESIKYIKQKHGAIRWKGDFSENSYSASTRFWKQVRYHMPSRKNGSSSGLHLLPKDFNSPQITSEE; this is encoded by the exons gAGAATGCATTATTTGTGATTACTTTGTGCTTGTTGGAGAGCCTACAGCTGTTAGTTGTCcaataattacattttcagcACATTACACTGATTACAATCTGACATGGTATAAAAATGGTAGTGTTACGCCAGTAACCACAGAGAAAAATGCCAGAATTCATCAGCGAGATGGCTTGCTTTGGTTTATTCCTGCAACACTGGAAGATTCTGGGCTTTATGAATGTGACATAAG GAGACTTAACCACTCTAACAAAAAACCTATAAATCTAACAGTTTTTAAGAATGATAATGGTttatgttttaatgaaaaaatgaagtttgaaCAAAAAGTGATGAGCACAAATACTGGAAAGATTATATGCCCTGATCTAGAACATTTTAGAGATGAAGACAATAACGAGCCTGAAGTACACTGGTACAAG GAATGTAAGCCTGGCTTCCTAGAGGACAAGCGACTTGTCTTGGCAGAGGGTGAAAATGCTATCTTTGTTCGCAACGTAACTGTACAGGACAAGGGAAACTATACATGCCGTATGGTATATACATATATGGGAAAACAGTATAATGTTTCACGAACCATCAGTCTAGAAGTTAAAG AAAGCCCACCACAAGTGAGACCAGAGTTTATTTATCCAAAGAATAACACAATTGAAGTGGATCTTG gTTCCCCTTTAGTCATGGAATGTAATATATCAAGTGGCATAAATGGCTTAATTCCATTCTGGAAGGTTAATGATGAGGATGTTGATAGCTTTGATAGCACCTACAAAGAGCAGTTTTATGA agAGGGGATGCCTCATGGACTTGCTGTATCTGGAACaaaatttaacatttcaaaagtaaaagTAAAGGACTATGCTCATAAATTTTTTTGTCATGTTGTATATGATTCTCGACAAATTACAGCATACATCAAATTGGAACGCCCAG CTCCAAATATTCAAGGTTATTTAATTGGAGGAGGAGTTTCTTTggtatttttagtgttttttacTCTCTTTGTCTACAAGCTCTTCAAAATTGATATTGTGCTTTGGTATCGGAACTCCTGCCATCCTTTCCTGGGTGAAAGAG TTTCGGATGGGAAGATCTATGATGCTTATGTCCTGTATCCAAAGAACAGAGTGAGCTGCTTGTTTTCATCAGatatttttgctctgaaaatacTACCGGATGTCTTGGAAAGACAGTGTGGATATAACCTCTTCATATTTGGGAGGGACGATTTACCAGGGGAAG CTGTGGTCAGCATTGCTGATGAAAAAATACGCCAAAGTAGAAGAGTGATAATTGTTTTAGTACCAGAACCGTCCTGTTACAGTGTCCTAGAAGATGCATCTGAAAAACAGCTAGCTGTGTATAATGCTCTTATCCATGATGGCATCAAAGTAATTCTGATTGAActtgaaaaaatacaagattatGCAAACATGCCAGAATCCATCAAATATATTAAGCAAAAGCATGGGGCTATCCGATGGAAAGGAGACTTCTCGGAAAATTCTTACTCAGCAAGTACCAGATTCTGGAAACAAGTGCGTTACCACATGCCATCTAGAAAAAATGGATCATCCTCAGGATTGCATTTGTTACCAAAAGACTTTAATTCTCCCCAAATTACATCAGAAGAATGA
- the LOC134154955 gene encoding interleukin-1 receptor type 1-like isoform X2, whose product MQKMISAFLLIVYLILVTSPFNAGECIICDYFVLVGEPTAVSCPIITFSAHYTDYNLTWYKNGSVTPVTTEKNARIHQRDGLLWFIPATLEDSGLYECDIRRLNHSNKKPINLTVFKNDNGLCFNEKMKFEQKVMSTNTGKIICPDLEHFRDEDNNEPEVHWYKECKPGFLEDKRLVLAEGENAIFVRNVTVQDKGNYTCRMVYTYMGKQYNVSRTISLEVKESPPQVRPEFIYPKNNTIEVDLGSPLVMECNISSGINGLIPFWKVNDEDVDSFDSTYKEQFYEEGMPHGLAVSGTKFNISKVKVKDYAHKFFCHVVYDSRQITAYIKLERPAPNIQGYLIGGGVSLVFLVFFTLFVYKLFKIDIVLWYRNSCHPFLGERVSDGKIYDAYVLYPKNRVSCLFSSDIFALKILPDVLERQCGYNLFIFGRDDLPGEAVVSIADEKIRQSRRVIIVLVPEPSCYSVLEDASEKQLAVYNALIHDGIKVILIELEKIQDYANMPESIKYIKQKHGAIRWKGDFSENSYSASTRFWKQVRYHMPSRKNGSSSGLHLLPKDFNSPQITSEE is encoded by the exons gAGAATGCATTATTTGTGATTACTTTGTGCTTGTTGGAGAGCCTACAGCTGTTAGTTGTCcaataattacattttcagcACATTACACTGATTACAATCTGACATGGTATAAAAATGGTAGTGTTACGCCAGTAACCACAGAGAAAAATGCCAGAATTCATCAGCGAGATGGCTTGCTTTGGTTTATTCCTGCAACACTGGAAGATTCTGGGCTTTATGAATGTGACATAAG GAGACTTAACCACTCTAACAAAAAACCTATAAATCTAACAGTTTTTAAGAATGATAATGGTttatgttttaatgaaaaaatgaagtttgaaCAAAAAGTGATGAGCACAAATACTGGAAAGATTATATGCCCTGATCTAGAACATTTTAGAGATGAAGACAATAACGAGCCTGAAGTACACTGGTACAAG GAATGTAAGCCTGGCTTCCTAGAGGACAAGCGACTTGTCTTGGCAGAGGGTGAAAATGCTATCTTTGTTCGCAACGTAACTGTACAGGACAAGGGAAACTATACATGCCGTATGGTATATACATATATGGGAAAACAGTATAATGTTTCACGAACCATCAGTCTAGAAGTTAAAG AAAGCCCACCACAAGTGAGACCAGAGTTTATTTATCCAAAGAATAACACAATTGAAGTGGATCTTG gTTCCCCTTTAGTCATGGAATGTAATATATCAAGTGGCATAAATGGCTTAATTCCATTCTGGAAGGTTAATGATGAGGATGTTGATAGCTTTGATAGCACCTACAAAGAGCAGTTTTATGA agAGGGGATGCCTCATGGACTTGCTGTATCTGGAACaaaatttaacatttcaaaagtaaaagTAAAGGACTATGCTCATAAATTTTTTTGTCATGTTGTATATGATTCTCGACAAATTACAGCATACATCAAATTGGAACGCCCAG CTCCAAATATTCAAGGTTATTTAATTGGAGGAGGAGTTTCTTTggtatttttagtgttttttacTCTCTTTGTCTACAAGCTCTTCAAAATTGATATTGTGCTTTGGTATCGGAACTCCTGCCATCCTTTCCTGGGTGAAAGAG TTTCGGATGGGAAGATCTATGATGCTTATGTCCTGTATCCAAAGAACAGAGTGAGCTGCTTGTTTTCATCAGatatttttgctctgaaaatacTACCGGATGTCTTGGAAAGACAGTGTGGATATAACCTCTTCATATTTGGGAGGGACGATTTACCAGGGGAAG CTGTGGTCAGCATTGCTGATGAAAAAATACGCCAAAGTAGAAGAGTGATAATTGTTTTAGTACCAGAACCGTCCTGTTACAGTGTCCTAGAAGATGCATCTGAAAAACAGCTAGCTGTGTATAATGCTCTTATCCATGATGGCATCAAAGTAATTCTGATTGAActtgaaaaaatacaagattatGCAAACATGCCAGAATCCATCAAATATATTAAGCAAAAGCATGGGGCTATCCGATGGAAAGGAGACTTCTCGGAAAATTCTTACTCAGCAAGTACCAGATTCTGGAAACAAGTGCGTTACCACATGCCATCTAGAAAAAATGGATCATCCTCAGGATTGCATTTGTTACCAAAAGACTTTAATTCTCCCCAAATTACATCAGAAGAATGA